A window of Tetrapisispora phaffii CBS 4417 chromosome 9, complete genome contains these coding sequences:
- the CQD1 gene encoding Cqd1p (similar to Saccharomyces cerevisiae YPL109C; ancestral locus Anc_8.598), translating into MSSRAFGSRFWKYSGPFFKHSRAYRHKYNFSNKITLSTCRCILLVGASNTDSFTGFSFKDLLSPIIHNETLSPDSKGDTLEMGLYIASQRELEESKARDAELAIMQSKNILTRQLRRLVYYVTDLLEPLFVTIRFLELSIIFVPILITYPISFFGKRIYYGNDIVETQGSLVWYRLFRKALELAGPSFIKLGQWASSRTDIFPHGFCNEFSNLHSNSKPHPTKYSISKICETLNIEEDEFNTVFEEFQSKPLGIGAIAQVHLGKLSQDYFLKEHDSLGLDFYQLSSSWVAIKIIHPNARSKIRRDLKIMENFANAINALPTMEWLSLPDEVYNFSILMNLQLDLRIESLNLDKFNQNFKNSIQVKFPKSIKELSNKDVLFEEYMDAMPMDTFLKYKDLIKDIDLRKKVSDVFIDAFLQMLVLDNFVHADLHPGNVMIRFIKTNRYETKLESTESEISDIMRNLKSSMKNDDTDIFVKNLSNALQSYAAQICLIDTGLVTELNSLNRVNFIDLFNALARFNGYKAGELMIERSKSPETAINKEIFAFKVEKLVSKVKQRTFTLGTVSIGDLLDQMLGMVRAHHVRLEGDFVSVIVAILLLEGIGRRLDPHLDLFERFVSYSLIEGLI; encoded by the coding sequence ATGTCATCAAGGGCTTTTGGCTCCAGGTTTTGGAAATACTCCGGTCCATTCTTTAAACATTCAAGAGCTTATAGacataaatataacttttcaaataaaattacatTATCAACATGTCGTTGTATACTATTAGTTGGTGCATCGAATACTGATTCGTTCACAGGTTTTAGTTTTAAAGACTTACTTTCACCCATTATTCATAATGAAACGCTATCTCCTGATTCAAAGGGAGACACATTGGAAATGGGATTATATATTGCATCACAGCGTGAATTAGAGGAATCAAAAGCAAGAGATGCTGAACTTGCAATAATgcaatcaaaaaatatacttaCCAGACAATTGAGACGACTAGTATATTACGTGACAGATTTACTAGAACCACTTTTTGTTACGATTCGTTTCCTGGAACTATCAATAATCTTTGTTCCTATTCTAATAACGTATccaatatctttttttggGAAGAGAATATATTATGGTAATGACATAGTAGAAACACAAGGTTCTTTGGTGTGGTACCGTCTATTTAGAAAAGCTTTAGAGCTTGCTGGTCCAAGCTTCATAAAGTTAGGACAATGGGCAAGTTCAAGAACTGATATATTTCCTCATGGGTTTTGTAATGAATTTAGCAACCTTCACAGCAATTCAAAACCTCATCCAACTAAATACAGCATCAGTAAGATATGtgaaactttaaatattgaagaagatgagtTCAACACagtttttgaagaattccAAAGTAAACCATTAGGGATTGGTGCAATTGCACAAGTACATTTAGGGAAATTATCACAagattattttctaaaggAACACGATAGTTTGGGGTTGGACTTCTACCAGTTATCTTCCAGTTGGGTagcaattaaaattattcatcCCAATGCTAGAAGTAAAATTAGAAgagatttaaaaataatggaaAATTTTGCGAATGCTATCAATGCTCTCCCCACCATGGAATGGTTGTCATTGCCTGATGAAGTTTATAACTTCtcaatattaatgaatctCCAACTGGATTTAAGAATAGAGAGTTTAAACTTGGACAAGTTCaatcaaaatttcaaaaattcgATACAAGttaaatttccaaaatcaataaaagaattatcaaataaagatGTTCTATTTGAAGAGTATATGGATGCTATGCCTATGGATacttttttgaaatataaggatttaattaaagatattgaCTTACGCAAGAAGGTGAGTGATGTCTTCATTGATGCTTTTTTACAAATGTTAGTTCTTGATAACTTTGTTCATGCTGATTTGCATCCTGGAAATGTAATGATCAGGTTTATAAAGACAAATAGATATGAAACAAAATTGGAATCTACTGAAAGTGAAATTTCAGATATTATGAGAAATTTAAAGTCAAGTATGAAAAACGATGATACTGATATTTTCGTTAagaatttatcaaatgCTTTGCAATCATATGCAGCACAAATATGTTTGATCGACACTGGTTTAGTCACTGAGTTGAATAGCTTAAATAGAGTCAATTTCATTGACCTATTCAATGCATTAGCTAGATTTAATGGTTACAAAGCTGGTGAGTTAATGATAGAGAGATCTAAATCACCAGAAACTGCCATcaacaaagaaatatttgcATTTAAAGTCGAGAAGCTAGTCAGTAAAGTTAAACAAAGAACATTTACATTAGGGACGGTCTCCATTGGAGACCTATTGGATCAGATGTTAGGAATGGTTAGAGCACATCATGTTAGATTGGAAGGTGATTTCGTGTCTGTGATTGTGGCTATTCTATTATTAGAAGGTATCGGAAGAAGGCTAGATCCACATCTAGATCTTTTCGAAAGGTTCGTAtcatattcattaataGAAGGCCtgatttga
- the UBS1 gene encoding Ubs1p (similar to Saccharomyces cerevisiae UBS1 (YBR165W); ancestral locus Anc_8.596): protein MVSVFQRKLLREWKYIQTQRLRNRYNCNASESSRYAFYIKPQDSNLHMWHLVVYDSLHMQEIYIMIYIGKWKNRDESFGSTGIISDEMDFDIILNCLTPNSYLPLNRNISFTHFNQILIRDGLHKFIETLLDMIFTADTQKIENIYSIMRCWNRVMIKSFKQHFPELIGKLEYGDYKIFQEFMRKNNYKQDIVTKTTLMCSNGISNNTLACDDYSTSLSSSGKRKFNSIDPTEQSKYDDHSGLNPNLILDRKRSRNK from the coding sequence ATGGTTTCTGTGTTTCAACGGAAGTTGCTACGAGAATGGAAATATATACAGACACAGAGGTTACGGAACCGTTACAACTGCAATGCCTCTGAATCAAGTCGTTATGCATTCTATATCAAGCCACAAGATTCCAATTTGCATATGTGGCATTTGGTGGTGTATGATTCATTACATATGCAAGAGATTTACattatgatatatattggAAAATGGAAGAACCGCGACGAATCGTTTGGTAGCACAGGTATAATATCAGATGAGATGGATTTTGATATCATTTTGAATTGTTTAACACCGAACAGTTACTTACCATTAAATCgaaatatatcatttacACATTTTAaccaaattttaataagaGATGGTTTGcataaatttattgagACTCTGTTGGACATGATATTTACAGCAGATActcaaaaaattgaaaatatctATAGCATTATGCGTTGTTGGAATAGAGTGATGataaaatcttttaaacAGCATTTCCCTGAATTGATAGGAAAATTAGAATACGGCGactataaaatatttcaagaaTTCATGAGgaaaaataattacaaaCAGGACATTGTCACGAAAACTACATTGATGTGTTCAAATGGTATATCAAATAACACACTTGCTTGTGATGATTACTCTACGTCGTTATCATCCTCTGGCAAAAGGAAGTTCAATTCAATAGATCCAACTGAGCAGAGTAAATATGATGACCATAGCGGTCTCAATCCTAACTTAATATTGGACCGAAAAAGATCTAGAAACAAATGA
- the TYR1 gene encoding prephenate dehydrogenase (NADP(+)) (similar to Saccharomyces cerevisiae TYR1 (YBR166C); ancestral locus Anc_8.595), giving the protein MEVPTVSQTQIDDWKIDMKIGIIGLGDMGLLYARKFSEHGWKVICCDQEKFYTENKKLYIDEDFEVVLNGHHVSRQSDYIIYSVEAANVSKIVAEYGPSTKVNAIVGGQTSCKDPEIKAFEKYLPKDVDIISVHSLHGPKINPEGQPLVIIDHRSSRPSSFLFVNTLMSCLKSKIVYLSYEEHDKITADTQAVTHAAFLSMGTTWAKLKYYPWTLGLDKWYGGLENVKVNISLRIYSNKWHVYAGLAITNPAAHKQILQYATSVTELFSLILGGHSEEFRDRIMKAKEFVFGDHNGKLLLDSSLLDKYSLNKADHTSEENAGKKPLPNSHLSMLAIVDSWYQLKINPYDHMICSTPLFRIFLGISEYLFLTDGLLEETLDAALYDNSFRKDDLEFVVSARSWSSIITSGNFELYQEKFEETQEFFRPMFPEATAIGNDMIKTILSHSK; this is encoded by the coding sequence ATGGAAGTACCTACTGTTTCACAAACACAAATCGATGATTGGAAAATTGATATGAAGATTGGTATCATTGGTTTAGGTGATATGGGTCTTCTGTATGCAAGAAAATTTTCTGAACATGGTTGGAAAGTCATTTGCTGTGATCAGGAGAAATTTTACACAGAGAATAAAAAGCTCTACATTGATGAAGATTTCGAAGTTGTCCTAAATGGTCATCATGTCTCCAGACAATCAGACTACATTATTTATAGTGTGGAAGCAGCAAATGTATCAAAAATCGTAGCTGAGTATGGTCCCTCCACAAAGGTTAATGCAATTGTCGGTGGGCAGACCAGTTGTAAAGATCCAGAAATCAAAGCTTTTGAGAAATATTTGCCAAAAGATGTTGACATAATCTCGGTTCATTCATTGCATGGTCCAAAAATTAACCCAGAAGGTCAACCACTTGTAATCATTGATCATAGATCTTCTcgtccatcttcttttttatttgtgaACACCCTCATGAGTTGTCTGAAGAGCAAAATCGTCTATTTGTCATATGAGGAACACGATAAAATCACTGCTGATACACAAGCTGTCACGCATGCAGCATTTTTAAGTATGGGTACAACTTGGGCCAAATTGAAATACTATCCATGGACTTTGGGTCTGGATAAATGGTATGGTGGTTTAGAAAATGTAAAAGTTAACATTTCATTAAGAATTTATTCTAATAAATGGCATGTTTATGCTGGTCTAGCAATTACAAATCCAGCAGCTCATAAACAAATTTTGCAATATGCTACCAGTGTAACAGAATTATTCTCATTAATTTTAGGTGGACACAGTGAAGAGTTTCGTGATAGAATAATGAAGGCAAAAGAATTTGTTTTCGGTGATCATAATGGGAAATTACTCTTAGATAGTTCTCTTCTGgataaatattctttaaataaggCAGATCACACTTCAGAAGAAAATGCAGGTAAAAAACCTTTACCAAACTCTCATTTATCAATGTTAGCCATCGTAGACTCTTGGTATCAACTGAAAATTAATCCATATGATCATATGATCTGTTCAACACCATTGTTTAGGATATTTTTAGGTATATCTGAATACCTGTTCTTAACCGATGGATTATTGGAAGAAACACTAGACGCAGCTCTTTATGATAATTCTTTTAGAAAAGATGATTTAGAATTTGTTGTTTCAGCAAGGTCATGGAGTTCTATTATTACATCTGGTAATTTCGAGTTATATCAAGAAAAGTTTGAAGAAACACAAGAATTTTTCAGACCTATGTTTCCAGAAGCTACAGCAATTGGTAATGACATGATAAAAACAATCTTAAGTCACTCAAAATAA
- the TPHA0I01640 gene encoding uncharacterized protein (similar to Saccharomyces cerevisiae YPL108W; ancestral locus Anc_8.594): MESLKIDDSNTDNEVFTKQNGKKDQAVTKPIAIDSTTGEVVVRKSTGKAKIRKGQSEEEYQNQLDHYFNVEKGPTITEDNWMDSIDPLDMLNDNIENDLSIKNVRHKLTSFCERYYYYKRYQECYNLAIKLREKYQAINKKNKMDREIEGLDYLIDKCILKGDIS; the protein is encoded by the coding sequence ATGGAAAGCTTAAAGATTGACGATTCGAATACGGATAATGAAGTATTTACAAAACAGAACGGGAAGAAAGACCAGGCAGTAACGAAACCTATCGCAATAGATAGCACTACTGGTGAAGTTGTAGTAAGGAAGTCGACCGGCAAGGCCAAAATACGTAAAGGGCAATCAGAAGAAGAGTACCAAAACCAATTAGACCATTATTTTAATGTGGAGAAAGGTCCCACTATCACTGAAGATAATTGGATGGACTCAATAGACCCTCTGGATATGCTTAACGATAATATAGAAAATGACCtgtcaataaaaaatgtaaGACATAAATTGACAAGTTTTTGCGAAAGATACTACTACTACAAAAGATACCAAGAATGTTATAATCTAGCAATTAAACTGCGTGAAAAATACCAAGCCATCAACAAGAAGAATAAAATGGACAGAGAGATAGAAGGCTTGGATTATTTAATAGACAAATGCATACTTAAAGGAGATATTAGCTAG
- the PEX32 gene encoding Pex32p (similar to Saccharomyces cerevisiae PEX32 (YBR168W); ancestral locus Anc_8.592) produces the protein MPDSSQRQNKNGIYRPRFVIPHTQKSSLTMITPNELTKTLFKFYPILIMLECTLNYALWINDDLCLPFIHLILFCLISELFNKSNEEQTYLQYSILEVLSKNIAFLFKRWIGLVSACILLCSSFYYISTVYEDINSYEKPTLDDIVIVLESVLNKLEIIKNESLGKRIRVSNFKTFVKLLFILTPLQFTIFKYISTTTYVTCFIILSLIYYSIWFQAMLKLFWRMIFVRRMYYFASSIFSNNNFPIGKTLCMEDVVKYEPLKFQVPFSKTINLMEKSAAKEILLKLYPIASDLPKLKLDLSPSQSINIIELKIIEKQRRWGVDDWDNYMLPSDGYTFSINVNDSPKKIENPIHLNILKTNDWEWLDDNWVISDWCYSDSNWNYIGNYESLETYTRFRLWKKRLYQS, from the coding sequence ATGCCAGATTCTTCGCAAAGgcaaaataaaaatggtatCTATCGGCCTAGATTTGTTATTCCTCACACTCAGAAGTCATCTCTGACAATGATAACTCCTAATGAATTGACTAAAACACTGTTTAAATTTTATCCcattttaataatgttaGAGTGTACATTGAACTATGCATTGTGGATCAATGATGATTTATGTTTACCATTCAtacatttaattttattttgtttgatTTCTGAATTGTTTAACAAAAGTAATGAAGAGCAAACGTATCTTCAATACAGTATATTAGAAGTACTCTCTAAGAATATTGCTTTTCTGTTTAAAAGATGGATAGGTTTGGTTAGCGCATGCATATTGCTTTGTAGTTCTTTTTACTATATCAGTACTGTGTATGAAGATATTAACAGTTATGAGAAACCGACATTAGATGATATAGTGATTGTTTTGGAATCtgtattgaataaattagaaataatCAAGAATGAAAGTTTAGGGAAAAGGATAAGAGtatctaattttaaaacgtttgtgaaattattatttattctaACTCCACTCCAATttaccatttttaaatatatttcaactACAACTTACGTTACTTGCTTCATAATTTTGAgtttgatttattattctaTTTGGTTCCAAGCAATGTTGAAATTATTCTGGAGAATGATATTTGTTAGAAGAATGTACTATTTTGCCTCCAGTATATTTTCAAACAATAATTTTCCTATAGGAAAAACATTATGCATGGAGGACGTTGTAAAGTATGAgcctttaaaatttcaagtTCCATTTTCTAAGACCataaatttaatggaaAAATCTGCTGCCaaagaaattttattaaagcTATATCCGATAGCATCTGATCttccaaaattaaaattagattTATCTCCTTCTCAGTCAATTAACATTATTGAGCTCAAGATTATCGAAAAGCAACGTAGATGGGGTGTTGATGATTGGGATAATTACATGTTACCTTCTGATGGGTACACATTCTCAATAAATGTAAACGACTCCCCTAAAAAAATAGAGAATCCCATTCACTTAAATATACTGAAAACAAATGACTGGGAGTGGCTTGACGACAACTGGGTGATATCTGATTGGTGTTATTCAGACTCCAATTGGAACTATATTGGTAACTATGAATCTTTAGAAACCTACACAAGATTCAGACTTTGGAAAAAACGACTATATCAGTCGTAA
- the SSE1 gene encoding adenyl-nucleotide exchange factor SSE1 (similar to Saccharomyces cerevisiae SSE2 (YBR169C) and SSE1 (YPL106C); ancestral locus Anc_8.590) has product MSTPFGLDFGNNNSVLAVAKNRGIDIVVNEVSNRATPSVVGFGPKNRYLGETGRNKQTSNIKNTVENLKRIIGLNYKDTEFDQEAKHFSSKLVELEDGKIGSEVRFAGKVETFSATQVAAMFIDKVKNTVIEDTKASIKDVVIAVPVWYTEEQRYHISDAARIAGLNPVRIINDVTAAAVSYGIFKTDLPEGEEKPRIVAFVDIGHSSYTCSVVSFKKGSAKVIGTAYDKHFGGRDFDRAITEHFADEFKSKFKIDIRENPKAYNRVLTASEKLKKVLSANTAAPFSLESVMNDVDVSSQMTREELEELVKPLLTRVTEPITKALAQAQLTAEDVDFVEIIGGCTRIPTLKNSISEAFGKELSTTLNQDEAIAKGAAFVCAIHSPTLRVRPFKFEDIHPYSVSFSWDKQVEEEESMEVFPANSAYPSTKIITLNRTGDFEMKAFFTNPSDAPAGVSPQIASWKLSNVNVPEGEQSVPVKVVLRADPSGLHIIEEAYTTEDIIVQEQLPLPEDAAEDAEPEFQDVTKTVKKDDLVITASTFALSADELAKLTEKEAELHAQDKLVAETEDRKNTLEEYIYNLRSKLEEEYKDFASDAEKSRLGDMLNKAEEWLYSDGEDSTKGKYIAKYEELAMLGNMIRGRYLSKEEEKKQALRAKSESSKMAELAEKLAAQRKAEAEKK; this is encoded by the coding sequence ATGAGTACTCCATTTGGTTTAGATTTTGGTAATAACAACTCTGTCTTGGCTGTCGCCAAGAACAGAGGTATTGACATTGTTGTCAACGAAGTTTCCAACCGTGCCACCCCTTCTGTCGTTGGTTTCGGTCCAAAGAACAGATACCTGGGTGAGACCGGTAGAAACAAGCAAACTTCCAACATTAAGAACACTGTTGAAAACTTGAAGAGAATCATCGGTTTGAACTACAAGGATACTGAATTCGACCAAGAAGCCAAACATTTCAGCTCTAAATTGGTTGAACTGGAAGATGGTAAAATCGGTAGTGAAGTTAGATTCGCCGGTAAGGTTGAAACTTTCTCTGCCACTCAAGTTGCCGCTATGTTCATCGACAAGGTTAAGAACACCGTCATTGAAGACACTAAGGCTAGCATCAAGGATGTCGTCATCGCTGTCCCAGTCTGGTACACAGAAGAACAACGTTACCACATCTCTGACGCTGCTAGAATCGCTGGTTTGAACCCAGTAAGAATCATCAACGATGTTACTGCTGCTGCCGTCTCTTACGGTATTTTCAAGACTGATTTACCAGAAGGCGAGGAGAAACCAAGAATCGTCGCCTTCGTTGACATTGGTCACTCCTCTTACACTTGTTCCGTCGTCTCTTTCAAGAAGGGTTCCGCTAAAGTTATCGGTACTGCTTACGACAAGCATTTCGGTGGTAGAGATTTCGATCGTGCCATCACCGAACATTTCGCTGATGAATTCAAATCCAAATTCAAGATTGATATCAGGGAAAATCCAAAGGCTTACAACAGAGTCTTGACTGCTTCTGAAAAGTTAAAGAAGGTTTTGTCTGCTAACACCGCTGCTCCATTTTCTTTGGAATCTGTCATGAACGATGTCGATGTTTCTTCTCAAATGACCAGAGAAGAATTAGAGGAATTGGTTAAGCCATTATTAACACGTGTCACTGAACCAATTACTAAGGCTTTGGCTCAAGCTCAATTAACTGCTGAAGATGTCGACTTCGTCGAAATCATCGGTGGTTGCACTCGTATCCCAACTTTGAAGAACTCCATTTCTGAAGCTTTCGGCAAGGAATTATCCACCACCTTAAACCAAGATGAAGCAATTGCTAAGGGTGCCGCTTTTGTCTGTGCCATCCACTCCCCAACTTTGAGAGTTAGACCATTCAAGTTCGAAGATATCCACCCATACTCCGTCTCTTTCTCTTGGGACAAACaagttgaagaagaagaatccATGGAAGTCTTCCCAGCTAACTCTGCTTACCCCTCCACTAAGATCATTACTTTAAACCGTACTGGTGACTTTGAAATGAAGGCTTTCTTCACCAACCCATCCGACGCTCCAGCTGGTGTTTCTCCACAAATCGCATCTTGGAAGTTATCTAACGTTAACGTTCCAGAAGGTGAACAATCTGTTCCAGTCAAGGTTGTCTTAAGAGCTGATCCATCCGGTTTACACATCATTGAAGAAGCTTACACTACCGAAGACATCATTGTCCAAGAACAACTTCCATTACCAGAAGATGCTGCTGAAGATGCCGAACCGGAATTCCAAGATGTCACCAAGACTGTCAAGAAGGATGACTTAGTTATTACAGCCTCTACTTTTGCTTTATCTGCCGATGAATTAGCTAAATTGACTGAAAAGGAAGCTGAATTACACGCTCAAGATAAGTTAGTCGCTGAGACTGAGGACCGTAAGAACACATTAGAAGAATACATCTACAACTTACGTAGTAagttagaagaagaatacAAAGATTTTGCCTCTGATGCTGAAAAATCTAGATTAGGTGACATGTTAAACAAAGCCGAAGAATGGTTATACAGTGATGGTGAAGATTCCACTAAAGGTAAATACATTGCTAAATATGAAGAATTAGCTATGTTAGGTAACATGATTAGAGGTAGATACTTATCTaaggaagaagaaaagaaacaagcttTAAGAGCTAAGTCTGAATCTTCAAAGATGGCAGAATTAGCAGAAAAATTAGCTGCTCAAAGAAAGGCTGAAgctgaaaagaaataa